GAGATGAATATTACCAGAGAGAGACTGGAGAAGATCCATAAAGACAGAGAGAAACATAAGGACGACGAGAAGATGGCCATCCGACGCTGTGGCCGAGCGATGGCAAGGCGGGTGGCCCTGGAGAGGCTGTGGCGAGGAAGTGGCAGTGTGACGAAGAGGGAAGGccttttattatttctttttttcgtgtgtgtgttggggggggtggggggggccACTTGTGAGTGAGCGTGCCCCCTGCCCGCTCGGCAGTATGACTACCGAGCGGAAGGGCCTCCGTCTGCAAGGCTGCCCGCTTGGCAGTGTAGGGGCCTcgcgggcctcgctcggcagcaCAAACGCCAAGTGGACTATAAActagtaaataattttttttttatctattttggtaaatttttttaatcgtaatttggaaaaaaaaaaaacccgcaaAATACATTGTTTTATAGGCGAATCCATGCTCATATTAGTAGCAGAGTAAGATTTGAGATCAAATGAGCATACTATACGTATAAGGAAAAGGATCTTACGAAATCCAAACTTACCATAAAAATGGTGCACAACATATTATAAGTTggaaacgagagagagagagagagagagagagagagatggaggttGAGAGGAAGGAGTGGACATTGGAGGAGTACGTCCATGGCGGCGTGCCAACATCCAGACATCTGAAGCTCCGAACATCGAGCATGGTAGTTTCCAAAGACGACGTCCCAGATGGCCACGTCCTCCTCCGCCTTCACTGGCTCTCCGTCGACCCTTACCTCCGATCCCGGATGGGCAGCCAAAGAGATGGTCTCTATTTCCCTCCGTTCGAGCTCCATAAGGTCATATCagattctctctccctccatgaATATATAGTCGGTCGCAACGCAAAAGTTGAGGGCCATTTGGTTCTTCTGTCTGAAATCCACGGCATGGAATGCCATATACAATCATATACAGAATCCTTTAGGAGGATTCAGAACAGTTTTCGCGCGGTATAGGTAGAGGATGCCAAAttgacccgtgggcccggaaccggcccattgaccgggcccacggttccaacccggaaccggaaccggccctcaagggccggttccggtttgtaaattgttggaaccggcccggaaccgccggttccgggccggttccaacccggtttaaaaaaaaaaaaaggtagtaggtttgataaaaagagcaattgagctttggaaccggcggtttcaaaccggaaccggaaccagcccggaaccggcggttccacctttttttggaaccggaaccggcggttccgtcgaaccggccaaCGCTAGGTATAGGCTCggatttttctcttcttttacgTTGACCCTGTGGAGGGTTTGACTTTTTAGGGTCTCCCTTTGCTTTGTGTAGCCTGTGACAACGTTTGGGATAGGAGAGGTGTTGGAGACGAAGCACTCGAGCTTCGGCGTCGGAGAGATGGTTCTGAACACGGTTGCACCGGTGACGGAGTATTGCACTGTGCCTGCCCATGCGCTTAGGAAGATCGAACTTGAACCTGATTCTGGAGTCTCTGCTCTGGACTATCTTAGCGCTCTTGGTAAGAATCAGAACTTACATTTTACTTTCTAGTATATCAGGTGGGAGATGGTTAAGAATATGTCGTGCCATATTCGTCTCGAATTTGGCTCGAGAGTAGAAAGAAACGAATATCGGATTGGATATTTGCCTATACATTGAATTTGGTTCGAGTGTAGGAATCCCAGGGTTTGCAGCATGGATAGGAATAACGGTGATCGGAGACCCGAAGCCGGGAGAGAACGTGTTCATCTCCGCTGCAGCTGGAGGAGTCGGCATTGTGGCCGGGCAGTTGGCCAAGTTGAAAGGTTGCAGAGTGGTCGGCAGTGTTGGTTCCGATGCGAAGGTAGGTGAAACAATAGAGGTTGCACTTAATCTCCCTCATGCCTAAAATTGCACGTACATTAGAGGTTGCCCCAATTTCGCTCTTCCGCTCATGGACCTGGATAGATATATGTACACGTTATCTTGTGCAGGTGAAGCTCCTGAAAGAGGAGATAGGATACGACGACGTGTTCAACTACAATGTCGAGACTGATTACGATGCTGCCCTAAGCAAGTAAGCCGGCGCTTTTCGTCCAACATAAATAACAACCGAGTCCCGTATGTTTGATTGAACACAGCGATTCTAATCTAACTGATACTCATTATTAATTTGTGTAGGTATTTCCCTGATGGTATCGACATCTACCTCGACAATGTCGGAGGTAGGATGCTCGAGGCCGTCCTTAACCACCTGAACACCCGCGCACGCATCCCTCTCTGCGGGATGATCTCCCAATACAACCaggtaaagggaaaaaaaaaaggcatccgAAGGTCTCATGCCagtgaaaatcactactttgggCTTCTAATAAGTTGGTTGTAACTTATAGTTATTACCTGAGTAGTGAAAACATCGTGTCATCGtccttgtttttttcatttgctgCGATTAGGTTTGGACGGAGAGATTCGGGGTGCGCAATCTCTTGA
The sequence above is drawn from the Rhodamnia argentea isolate NSW1041297 chromosome 9, ASM2092103v1, whole genome shotgun sequence genome and encodes:
- the LOC115742890 gene encoding (+)-pulegone reductase-like, translated to MEVERKEWTLEEYVHGGVPTSRHLKLRTSSMVVSKDDVPDGHVLLRLHWLSVDPYLRSRMGSQRDGLYFPPFELHKPVTTFGIGEVLETKHSSFGVGEMVLNTVAPVTEYCTVPAHALRKIELEPDSGVSALDYLSALGIPGFAAWIGITVIGDPKPGENVFISAAAGGVGIVAGQLAKLKGCRVVGSVGSDAKVKLLKEEIGYDDVFNYNVETDYDAALSKYFPDGIDIYLDNVGGRMLEAVLNHLNTRARIPLCGMISQYNQVWTERFGVRNLLNMVGKEARMEGFMLDWNRFGEFAEEMAGYIKQRKIVTKHEIYRGTESFLESIQSLFASSNAGKVIIQASEDAKA